ACCGCTTGTTCGTCACTGACGCGATTCTGTCTTTTTTTGTCTTTAGCCATTTCAGACACCTCCACACCGTAGTTTGACCTGACGTGAGGGTTACTATGTATGTACACGATATGCGGGATGTTGATTTTTTTGCAGGAACTGATTTATCTTATGCGGTGACTTTAAGATGATAACGTCTTTTTCAGCAGGAAAGTTCTCCAATTTCTGCATGATCTCAGGCTTTTTTGCTTTCGGATACTGCCAGACCCATTTCAGGAACTCCAGGGAAATTCTTTCTTCACAGCCCGTTCCCATATCCGGACGGGATTTGTTCCTGTATTGAACAAAGCGTTTAATAATGCGATATACGCAAACCAAGCGCGGCAGGTCGAGCAAAATAATCGTATCGGCAGCATTCAGGCGTATATCCATCGTCCCGCCATAATTCCCATCAATAATCCATTTATCCCTTTTAACCAAATCATGTTGCATTTGTTTTTGTTCTTGTTTCGGTACGCCAATCCAACCGGGCTTCCAAAATAGTGCGTCGAGATGATGGACCTTGATTTGCAATCTTTCACCCAGCTGCCTTGCAAAAGTTGATTTTCCAGAACCGCCGGAACCGATAATCGCTATTTTTTTCATTACTGACCTCCGATTAATCTGCTTGATTATGCTTCTTAGCCTTTCAACTATTTAATAATAGGCAACTCCATATATGACACGTGCTCTAATGAATGGAATACGCGCTGCTCCGCTATTACCGTTTCCGTATCGGTTGCCGGATCATTTCCCGTATTTGAATTCGGGAATATAAAGTTATCGGCACTGGACGTTATTGTCAAACGGATGCGATGCCCTCTTTTGAAAGTGTTAGCAATTTTTGATGTGCGGATTTCGTATTTCTCGATTTTGCCGGGTTCCAGTAATATCTCTTTATCATACCCGTGACGAAAACGTGCTCGTAATACTCCATCGGCGAGCTTGATTGATCGGCCGTCCGGAGCAACATCAGTTACTCTGACAATCCAGTCGGTATCCTTTGCTGAACTTGACGCGGAGAATTTCACCTGGATATCACCGGCGATGGTGATGGGCTCGTTCAATGGTTCGGATGTATAAACAAGGACATCATTTCGTTTTTCAACATTCTGATAATCAGCCGGGACGCCGATTTCATTTTCGGACATGTCGATTAAATGCGGTGCCGGATGTTCGGGATCAAAAGTATATATGTCATTTTCGGCTGAATGAGACAACGAACCTTTCACCCTGTCTCGCTGCAGCACACCATTGCCTTCTGAAGATACGGCATTTCCGCAACTATTCAGATAAAGTTTTGTCCATTCCACATTTTCCGGCGGCCATGTTTCAGCATGTTTCCATTCGTTTGTTCCGGCATCATAATATTCTGCAACTGGACTAGCATCCATTCCGTTGTCAATTCCCTTCAATTTCCGGTCAAACCATAGCTGGAATTGATAATCCAAATCATAGCGGAGTGCGTTGTTGCCAAAGTGAACGCCATGCATGTCACGGGTTGTATTGGCATTGTGCATCCACGGCCCGAGAATAATTTTCTTGTCCTCTGCGGCGAATTTTTTCGCTGCATCCAGCGCTTCCGTCGTGCCCATGCCATTGTCGTCATACCAACCGGACATAATCATCGCAGGCGTCCTGATGTTATTTTTTTGCCGGGACCAGCTAGCCTTCTCCCAGAATTCATCATTTACCGGATGGTTCATCCATGCATTCCAAAACGGCACATCCATGCCGAGTGCTTTTTTCGGGATATCTTTGATTGGTCTGGTTTTCAAAACCTCATCCCAATCGTCCCGCTGCATGTTTTCCGGTTTGAATTCCTTCTCCACCATCGCAAATGTCCATGCCAGCATACCGGAAACAAACGCGCCCCCTTTTCGTGGTATATCAATGAACGGACTGCCCGCTGTAACGATGCTGATAAGTGCTTTCAGGTGCGGGTTTCCGCTTGCGGCAGCTGCCCATTGGACAAAGCCTCCATACGATGCACCGATCATACCGATATTTCCGTCGCACCAGGTTTGCCCGGCAATCCAGTTCAGACTGTCGTCGCCATCCTCTACTTCGGTACTATTTGGCATCCAGTCACCTTCTGAATCCTGTCTGCCGCGTGTATCCTGGATGACAACACCATAGCCGCGCTGGATAAAATGGACATATGCTTTTTCAAGTGCCATTCTGCCGTATGGTGTCCGGACAAAAATGACTGGTACAGGGTCTTCGTGCTCGGTCGGCAGCCAGACGTCGGTCGCCAGCTTTATTCCATCACGCATTGGGATCATGAAGTGTCCGTGGTGTTTTACACTGTGCTTGGCAGGAGATACGTTTCCCTGCTGCCACATATGGACAGCCGTATATTTTTCCAAACCGTCTTTTACAAGAACGCTGCAGTTTTCCCGGGATGTGCTGATGAATGCGGCAGGTTCACCGTCTATGATGACGACATCAAGCGGAAATTTCTTTTCGCGTTCGACCCACAGATGTGCTTCGGTTTCGTGCTTGTGGTAGATTGCGTCCCATGATGTTTTGATTTTTTTACTATTGGTTTGGAAGACTTCCTGATATTCATCGAACCGCTCGTTTATCGTGATTGGATTGATATGGTAATAGTTTTCCAGTTCTTGAGCTTTCTCTTCGGTTAATAATATGGATTTTTCCCATTCATTGTTAGTCAGGTTCCGCTCTCGGTAATACACGCCGTTCGGGCCAAAGTCAACTGTTGCATCAAGAATACCTGATCGATATAAGTTAAATAATGGCATCTCTGTCTCCCCCTTTAAATAATCGTTCTATAAATCAATTATAAACGCAATGGATCAAATGTTGTATGAAAAGTTTGAAATGTAAGGGATTTCAATTTTAGTGAAAATAATTGTGGGGGTCCGATTTTGGAAAATTTATTTTTTGTCTTTGTCTATGATGATGGAGCGTCTGTATATTTCATTCTCAATCAATCGAATGAAACTATTATTGAGTTTTAGTTCTTTTGCCTGATAGTAAGCTTCTAGAAGTTGTTTGTCAGTTAATTTTTCCATAATAATTGCTACGTGCTTATCTCCTTTACATTAGACTCCAAAATAACCTTCGTAAGTCTCCATTACTTTATTACCGTTTTATTTCATAAATTTGGTAAAAGCATGTAAAAAATCCCTATAATTAGTAGGAATTCTGACTTAAAGAGGGGAACTTCCCCTTTCCCTACCCTTAATCTATATTTGGGAAACCGTAAATTTTGTGAAAGCTGGATGTGCGGGCGCATTAATATGTTCGGCACGGCAAAATTGCTATGGAAATGAGGTCTATAATTATGCCACCTTTTCGGACTGAGAACCGATAATATTAAAAGGAGGTTTCATTATTACGTTCGTTTGTGGGTGTGAAAAAGTGGCAGGAACGTTACAAAAAATTTTGGGTAAGAACGTAGCACAGTGGAAACAAAAAACCGCCTGCTGCGTTCCACTCTTTTGTGGTCGCAACAGGCGGTTCTATAACCACTCTACTTCACAACAAATTCAGTCCGGCTGTGGCCTTCTTTCGTTTTCTTTACATCAAGTCTTGCCGGGAACATCGTCTTCAATTCCTGTACGTGGGAAATAACGCCGATCATCCGGCCTGATTGCTGCAGGTCGATTAAT
The genomic region above belongs to Virgibacillus doumboii and contains:
- a CDS encoding sporulation histidine kinase inhibitor Sda is translated as MEKLTDKQLLEAYYQAKELKLNNSFIRLIENEIYRRSIIIDKDKK
- a CDS encoding DNA topology modulation protein translates to MKKIAIIGSGGSGKSTFARQLGERLQIKVHHLDALFWKPGWIGVPKQEQKQMQHDLVKRDKWIIDGNYGGTMDIRLNAADTIILLDLPRLVCVYRIIKRFVQYRNKSRPDMGTGCEERISLEFLKWVWQYPKAKKPEIMQKLENFPAEKDVIILKSPHKINQFLQKNQHPAYRVHT
- a CDS encoding CocE/NonD family hydrolase; the protein is MPLFNLYRSGILDATVDFGPNGVYYRERNLTNNEWEKSILLTEEKAQELENYYHINPITINERFDEYQEVFQTNSKKIKTSWDAIYHKHETEAHLWVEREKKFPLDVVIIDGEPAAFISTSRENCSVLVKDGLEKYTAVHMWQQGNVSPAKHSVKHHGHFMIPMRDGIKLATDVWLPTEHEDPVPVIFVRTPYGRMALEKAYVHFIQRGYGVVIQDTRGRQDSEGDWMPNSTEVEDGDDSLNWIAGQTWCDGNIGMIGASYGGFVQWAAAASGNPHLKALISIVTAGSPFIDIPRKGGAFVSGMLAWTFAMVEKEFKPENMQRDDWDEVLKTRPIKDIPKKALGMDVPFWNAWMNHPVNDEFWEKASWSRQKNNIRTPAMIMSGWYDDNGMGTTEALDAAKKFAAEDKKIILGPWMHNANTTRDMHGVHFGNNALRYDLDYQFQLWFDRKLKGIDNGMDASPVAEYYDAGTNEWKHAETWPPENVEWTKLYLNSCGNAVSSEGNGVLQRDRVKGSLSHSAENDIYTFDPEHPAPHLIDMSENEIGVPADYQNVEKRNDVLVYTSEPLNEPITIAGDIQVKFSASSSAKDTDWIVRVTDVAPDGRSIKLADGVLRARFRHGYDKEILLEPGKIEKYEIRTSKIANTFKRGHRIRLTITSSADNFIFPNSNTGNDPATDTETVIAEQRVFHSLEHVSYMELPIIK